In one uncultured Fibrobacter sp. genomic region, the following are encoded:
- the hemA gene encoding glutamyl-tRNA reductase, translating into MRKIYMAGMSHKVAEIAIREKFYIPMDVKTEALSHSPFDELLILATCNRTEVYVASDREISEEDLVRYVCGLARQSYDDFASFFYFKSHDDVAHHVMNVCAGLDSVAMGEDQILHQIGRAYETAHQLHATGNTLNKLFQSAIHTTKRIKTETNLSKLSCNIPFLAMKQVQRTFDDLENRTVYIVGLGEMGSLMLKYVQENTTRIFASSRTFSNAEKYADVLTPVRFEDRYSVIGKCDVVILCSACSDPIITKEEFANATQTLAANSPTLLRSPRLVIDLGSPRNAEASIGEIPGVEYVCVDDLEKIVSENRRLRMIELEAAQKILKEGLDEFLQWSRMDEVSKQISVHAERMLKSANEESEKLLRSMPELSDEDRHRVQMMYERFAKKMANDFLYKVKATNSSEDVQVFLKCLGACNE; encoded by the coding sequence ATGCGCAAAATTTATATGGCCGGCATGAGCCACAAGGTGGCAGAAATTGCAATTCGCGAAAAGTTCTACATTCCGATGGATGTGAAAACGGAAGCTTTGTCGCATTCCCCTTTTGATGAACTTCTCATTTTGGCGACTTGTAACCGCACCGAAGTCTACGTGGCGTCTGACCGCGAAATTTCCGAGGAGGATTTGGTTCGCTACGTTTGCGGACTTGCTCGGCAAAGCTACGACGATTTTGCCAGTTTCTTTTACTTCAAGTCGCACGATGACGTGGCGCATCATGTCATGAATGTTTGTGCGGGGCTTGATTCCGTGGCGATGGGTGAAGATCAAATTTTGCACCAGATTGGCCGCGCCTATGAAACTGCCCACCAGTTGCATGCGACAGGGAATACCCTGAACAAGCTTTTCCAGAGTGCAATTCATACGACCAAACGTATCAAGACAGAAACGAATCTGAGTAAGCTCAGCTGTAATATTCCATTTTTGGCGATGAAACAGGTGCAGCGGACTTTTGATGATCTCGAAAATCGAACGGTCTACATTGTGGGACTCGGAGAAATGGGTTCTCTGATGCTCAAGTACGTGCAAGAAAATACGACAAGGATTTTTGCGAGCAGCAGAACTTTTTCTAACGCCGAAAAGTATGCAGATGTGTTGACTCCGGTTCGCTTTGAAGACCGCTATAGCGTCATTGGAAAATGTGACGTGGTCATTCTTTGCAGCGCCTGTTCAGACCCGATTATCACCAAGGAAGAATTTGCAAACGCAACGCAAACTCTCGCTGCAAATTCGCCAACATTATTAAGGTCTCCGCGTTTGGTGATCGATCTCGGCAGTCCTCGCAACGCCGAAGCGAGCATCGGCGAAATTCCCGGTGTCGAGTATGTTTGTGTCGATGACCTCGAAAAAATCGTATCGGAAAATCGTCGCTTGCGTATGATAGAACTTGAGGCCGCCCAGAAGATTTTGAAGGAGGGCCTTGACGAATTTTTGCAATGGTCGCGCATGGACGAGGTCTCGAAGCAGATCAGTGTGCATGCCGAAAGAATGTTGAAGTCCGCAAATGAAGAATCCGAAAAGCTGTTGCGTTCGATGCCGGAACTTTCGGATGAGGACCGTCACCGTGTGCAGATGATGTATGAACGTTTTGCCAAGAAAATGGCGAACGATTTCTTGTATAAGGTAAAGGCGACTAATAGTTCCGAAGATGTGCAGGTGTTTTTAAAGTGCTTGGGGGCGTGCAATGAGTAA
- the hemC gene encoding hydroxymethylbilane synthase: MSNAVLKIATRKSALAIAQTTLVADTIVSANPDLAYELVSMTTEGDRRLDKSLASFGGKGVFIKELEVALLEGRADIAVHSLKDMPAEVLPEFKLAAVLRREDPRDAFIARGGVNGVKFMDLPAGARIGTGSIRRVVQLKALRPDLEYVPIRGNIQTRLSKLAELDGVVLAAAGLKRMGLADQVTEYFSTDQVLPASGQGILAIETLSASHPEHGSTSLCFANSQTILRSLSLPKGTKCEVEGSSPKQSLEALLARVNDAETYCIAVAEMAYLKALNAGCQFPVASFAEFSDVGILALRGIYWDESSKRLLRAQVFLPLDTNASDAVSLARAAGFALAEKIKEQL; encoded by the coding sequence ATGAGTAACGCTGTGCTTAAGATTGCGACTCGTAAAAGTGCGCTTGCCATTGCGCAGACAACGCTGGTGGCCGACACGATTGTGTCTGCGAATCCGGACCTCGCCTATGAACTGGTTTCGATGACAACCGAGGGCGACCGAAGACTCGACAAGTCCTTGGCGAGCTTCGGTGGCAAGGGCGTTTTCATCAAGGAACTCGAAGTTGCTCTTTTAGAAGGTCGCGCAGATATTGCGGTGCATAGCCTTAAGGATATGCCGGCGGAGGTGCTGCCAGAATTCAAGCTTGCCGCTGTGTTGCGTCGCGAAGATCCCAGAGATGCCTTTATCGCTCGTGGGGGAGTCAACGGAGTCAAATTCATGGATTTGCCCGCGGGAGCCCGCATTGGCACCGGGAGCATTCGTCGGGTGGTGCAACTCAAGGCCCTTCGCCCGGATTTGGAATATGTACCTATCCGAGGCAACATCCAGACGCGCCTTTCAAAGCTTGCGGAGCTTGACGGAGTGGTTCTTGCCGCCGCAGGACTCAAGCGTATGGGCCTTGCCGACCAGGTGACGGAATATTTCAGTACCGATCAGGTTCTCCCCGCTTCGGGTCAGGGCATCCTCGCAATAGAGACCTTGTCGGCGAGTCATCCTGAGCATGGTTCGACAAGCTTATGCTTTGCAAACTCGCAAACCATATTAAGGTCCCTGAGCTTGCCGAAGGGAACGAAGTGCGAAGTCGAAGGATCTAGTCCGAAACAATCTCTAGAAGCTCTCCTAGCCCGTGTGAACGATGCCGAAACTTATTGCATTGCCGTCGCCGAAATGGCTTACCTTAAGGCATTAAACGCTGGTTGCCAATTCCCGGTTGCAAGTTTCGCCGAATTTAGCGATGTAGGCATCCTCGCGCTCCGAGGCATTTATTGGGATGAATCGAGCAAACGCCTGCTCCGTGCCCAAGTTTTTCTGCCCCTAGATACCAACGCCTCCGATGCTGTTTCGCTGGCCCGTGCCGCAGGCTTTGCCCTTGCGGAAAAAATAAAAGAACAACTGTAA